From a single Gammaproteobacteria bacterium genomic region:
- the rsmI gene encoding 16S rRNA (cytidine(1402)-2'-O)-methyltransferase gives MNKGTLYLIATPIGNLEDMTFRAISTLKKVDVVAAEDTRHSRKLLQHFQINTRMISLHAFNEASRVEQFIAQLEEGKSIGVISDAGTPLISDPGYPLVHAAHAAKIPVVPIPGACAAITALCASGLPTDRFIFEGFLPAKSNARLNRLDALRSEQRTVVFYESPHRIIDMLTDLVTIFGPNRIATIGRELTKQFETIRQDELAVLLEWVKTNSEQQLGEFVVIVSGAEIQSTTSEEDVEKILVILLSELHTKQAASLCAKITGRKKNELYELALKLSEK, from the coding sequence ATGAACAAAGGCACGCTATATCTCATTGCAACCCCCATCGGGAACCTTGAGGACATGACTTTCCGAGCAATCAGCACTTTAAAGAAAGTTGATGTAGTGGCTGCTGAAGATACTCGCCATAGTCGAAAATTACTGCAGCATTTTCAGATTAATACTCGGATGATTTCGTTACACGCCTTCAACGAAGCAAGTCGCGTTGAGCAATTTATCGCTCAGCTTGAAGAAGGTAAATCCATAGGCGTTATTAGTGACGCAGGAACGCCCTTGATTAGCGATCCCGGATACCCACTGGTTCATGCTGCACATGCTGCAAAAATACCTGTCGTTCCTATTCCAGGTGCTTGCGCTGCAATTACCGCTTTGTGCGCTTCGGGTTTACCGACTGACCGATTTATTTTTGAAGGATTTTTACCGGCAAAAAGTAATGCGCGTTTAAACCGTCTTGATGCATTACGCTCAGAACAAAGAACCGTTGTTTTCTATGAATCGCCTCACCGTATTATTGATATGCTCACAGATTTAGTGACAATTTTTGGCCCCAATCGTATCGCAACAATTGGTCGAGAATTAACGAAGCAATTTGAGACCATTCGACAAGATGAATTAGCCGTATTATTAGAATGGGTAAAAACAAACTCTGAACAACAATTGGGAGAGTTTGTGGTCATCGTCTCTGGAGCAGAAATTCAATCCACAACATCAGAAGAAGATGTTGAAAAAATCTTGGTGATTCTTTTATCAGAACTACACACAAAACAAGCCGCAAGTCTTTGCGCAAAAATCACTGGGCGAAAGAAAAATGAACTCTATGAATTAGCATTGAAATTATCAGAAAAATAA